A DNA window from Methylobacterium sp. NMS14P contains the following coding sequences:
- the dmeF gene encoding CDF family Co(II)/Ni(II) efflux transporter DmeF yields the protein MHTHSLEPWAHSHVFLGDRHDRHARRTWAVVALTAVTMVVEIVGGTWLGSMALVADGWHMSTHAAALGIAALAYHFARRHADDPRFSFGTGKFGDLAAFASALLLGLIALLIGAESLDRLLHPVAIGFGQAIPIAVLGLAVNLASVWLLHDDHDGHGHAAHGHAHGGHAHGGHGGHDTNFRAAYVHVLADTLTSVLAIVALLGGRYLGLAWLDPAMGLVGTAVILAWSWSLLRTSGLVLLDARPSPAATREIRERLEVGGDRVSDLHLWQVGPGHRAAVIALVSDDPRPPAHYKARLAGVRGLSHVTVEVQPCGGHAAVA from the coding sequence ATGCATACCCACTCCCTCGAACCCTGGGCCCACAGCCACGTCTTCCTGGGTGACCGGCACGATCGCCACGCCCGCCGGACCTGGGCGGTGGTCGCGCTCACCGCCGTCACGATGGTGGTGGAGATCGTCGGCGGCACGTGGCTCGGCTCGATGGCTCTGGTCGCCGACGGCTGGCACATGTCGACCCACGCGGCGGCGCTGGGCATCGCGGCGCTCGCCTACCATTTCGCCCGGCGCCACGCGGACGATCCCCGCTTCAGCTTCGGCACCGGCAAGTTCGGCGATCTCGCGGCCTTCGCCAGCGCGCTGCTGCTCGGCCTGATCGCCCTGCTGATCGGCGCCGAGAGCCTCGACCGGCTGCTGCACCCGGTGGCGATCGGCTTCGGTCAGGCGATCCCGATCGCCGTGCTGGGACTCGCCGTGAACCTCGCGAGCGTCTGGCTCCTGCACGACGACCACGACGGTCACGGCCACGCCGCCCACGGTCACGCGCACGGCGGTCACGCGCACGGCGGCCATGGCGGCCACGACACGAACTTCCGCGCCGCCTACGTCCACGTCCTGGCCGACACGCTGACCTCGGTCCTGGCCATCGTGGCGCTGCTCGGCGGGCGCTATCTCGGCCTCGCCTGGCTCGACCCGGCCATGGGCCTCGTCGGCACCGCGGTGATCCTGGCGTGGTCGTGGAGCCTGCTGCGGACGTCCGGCCTCGTGCTCCTCGACGCGCGGCCCTCGCCCGCCGCCACCCGGGAGATCCGGGAGCGCCTGGAGGTCGGCGGCGACCGGGTCAGCGACCTGCATCTCTGGCAGGTCGGGCCGGGCCACCGGGCCGCCGTGATCGCCCTCGTCAGCGACGATCCCCGGCCGCCGGCGCACTACAAGGCGCGGCTCGCCGGAGTGAGGGGCCTGAGCCACGTCACCGTCGAGGTCCAGCCCTGCGGGGGGCACGCGGCGGTGGCCTGA
- the ispH gene encoding 4-hydroxy-3-methylbut-2-enyl diphosphate reductase — protein sequence MTADIATPEPVPGTAGKPPLEILLCAPRGFCAGVVRAIDVVERALAIYGPPVYVRHEIVHNKYVVESLKRKGAVFVRELDEVPDGGAPVIFSAHGVAKTVPANADSRGLTTIDATCPLVTKVHREAEIHHKRGRHVLLVGHSGHPEVVGTMGQLPKGSITLVEDLEQIAALTPDNPDNLAWVTQTTLSVDDTRHIVEALKKKFPNITGPHKDDICYATTNRQEAVKQVAPLVDALIVVGSSNSSNSQRLREVAERVGCPITRLVLRAEEIDWPAFEGIRKLGLTAGASAPEVLVEEIIDAFAARYDVIVDTVSTVIEDMVFPLPRELRSEAAE from the coding sequence ATGACCGCCGATATCGCGACCCCCGAGCCCGTCCCGGGCACCGCCGGCAAGCCGCCGCTGGAGATCCTGCTCTGCGCCCCGCGCGGCTTCTGCGCCGGCGTGGTGCGGGCCATCGACGTCGTGGAGCGGGCCCTCGCCATCTACGGGCCGCCCGTCTACGTCCGCCACGAGATCGTGCACAACAAGTACGTCGTGGAGAGCCTGAAGCGGAAGGGCGCCGTGTTCGTCCGCGAGCTCGACGAGGTGCCGGACGGCGGCGCCCCGGTGATCTTCTCCGCCCACGGCGTGGCCAAGACCGTGCCGGCCAACGCTGATTCGCGCGGGCTGACCACGATCGACGCCACCTGCCCGCTGGTGACCAAGGTTCACCGCGAGGCCGAGATCCACCACAAGCGCGGCCGCCACGTGCTGCTCGTCGGCCATTCCGGCCATCCCGAGGTGGTGGGCACGATGGGCCAGCTACCCAAGGGCTCGATCACCCTGGTGGAGGATCTCGAGCAGATCGCGGCCCTGACCCCGGACAATCCCGACAACCTCGCCTGGGTCACCCAGACGACCCTGTCGGTGGACGACACCCGGCACATCGTCGAGGCCCTGAAGAAGAAGTTCCCGAACATCACCGGGCCGCACAAGGACGACATCTGCTACGCCACGACCAACCGCCAGGAGGCGGTGAAGCAGGTGGCGCCGCTGGTCGACGCCCTGATCGTGGTGGGCTCGTCGAACTCGTCGAACTCGCAGCGCCTGCGCGAGGTCGCCGAGCGCGTCGGCTGCCCGATCACCCGCCTTGTGCTCCGCGCCGAGGAGATCGACTGGCCGGCCTTCGAGGGGATCCGCAAGCTCGGCCTCACCGCCGGCGCCTCGGCCCCCGAGGTCCTGGTCGAGGAGATCATCGACGCCTTCGCGGCCCGCTACGACGTGATCGTCGACACGGTCTCGACGGTGATCGAGGACATGGTCTTCCCGCTGCCGCGGGAGCTGCGCAGCGAGGCCGCCGAGTAG
- a CDS encoding MgtC/SapB family protein → MTSYAALPEELKSAIGLLVAFVLGTIIGAERQYRQRTAGLRTAVLVAVGASAFVDLGMRLTGPDGGVRTVAYVISGIGFLGAGVIMKEGMNVRGLNTAATLWCSAAVGAFCGADLPLEAVFVMVTVLACNTALRPLVNAINRAPIRESATEATYEVQVTTAPGEAGPAQDMLVERLEAANYPVGSVEIEERGESAVDVVATLTASAVKAEELDAVTNELARMPGIRHATWSVQTAD, encoded by the coding sequence ATGACCAGCTACGCCGCCCTCCCCGAAGAACTGAAATCCGCGATCGGCCTGCTCGTGGCCTTCGTGCTGGGCACGATCATCGGGGCCGAGCGGCAGTACCGGCAGCGCACCGCGGGCCTGCGCACGGCCGTGCTGGTCGCGGTCGGGGCCAGCGCCTTCGTGGATCTCGGCATGCGGCTGACCGGGCCGGACGGCGGCGTCCGCACGGTGGCCTACGTGATCTCCGGCATCGGCTTCCTCGGCGCCGGCGTGATCATGAAGGAGGGGATGAACGTCCGCGGCCTCAACACGGCCGCGACCCTGTGGTGCTCGGCCGCGGTCGGGGCCTTCTGCGGCGCTGACCTGCCCCTGGAGGCGGTGTTCGTGATGGTGACGGTGCTCGCCTGCAACACGGCGCTCCGGCCGCTGGTGAACGCCATCAACCGCGCGCCGATCCGGGAATCCGCCACCGAGGCGACCTACGAGGTCCAGGTCACCACGGCGCCCGGCGAGGCCGGGCCGGCGCAGGACATGCTGGTGGAGCGGCTCGAGGCAGCGAACTACCCGGTCGGCAGCGTCGAGATCGAGGAGCGCGGCGAGAGCGCGGTCGACGTGGTGGCGACGCTCACGGCCAGCGCCGTCAAGGCCGAGGAGCTCGACGCCGTGACCAACGAGCTGGCCCGCATGCCCGGCATCCGCCACGCCACGTGGTCGGTGCAGACCGCCGACTGA
- the zwf gene encoding glucose-6-phosphate dehydrogenase: MAEPTTALKDTAACGTQPAPPCTLVIFGAGGDLTKRLLMPSLYNLAGAGLLSEGFSILGIDHNDGTDESLRENLTQTLEAFSKDPTSEFHADHIDPKSWGFIRERLHYLKGDFEKPETYAAVKQRVTGSAVFYCAVAARFFGTIVDGLGQAGLLKQEGDSFRRVVIEKPFGSDLASARELNARILRQGDESQFYRIDHFLGKETVQSIMAFRFANGLLEPVWRREYIDSIQITAAETVGVEERGGFYEPTGALRDMVPNHMFQLLCMVAMEPPNSFDAEAVRTEKAKLAEAVKPIPPEDAVRGQYTAGTSEGRDVPAYRDEPHVAKDSVTETYIALKLNIENWRWAGVPFYVRTGKRMTGRRTEIAVLFKPAPFKMFEDTPTADLAPTVMRIQIDPDHGVSTEFNVKVPGPQMKIGRVRSGFRYKDFFADRPNVGYETLLYDCMTGDATLFQRADNIEAGWAAVDPLLEGWPQAEVKFYPAGSAGPTEADTLLARDGRHWLGLDGETD; this comes from the coding sequence ATGGCCGAGCCGACGACAGCCCTCAAGGACACGGCAGCCTGCGGCACGCAGCCGGCGCCGCCCTGCACGCTGGTGATCTTCGGGGCCGGCGGCGACCTCACCAAGCGCCTGCTGATGCCCTCGCTCTACAATCTCGCCGGCGCGGGCCTTCTGTCCGAGGGCTTCTCGATCCTCGGCATCGATCACAACGACGGCACCGACGAGTCGCTCCGCGAGAATCTCACCCAGACCCTGGAGGCGTTCAGCAAGGACCCGACCTCGGAGTTCCACGCCGACCACATCGACCCGAAGAGCTGGGGCTTCATCCGGGAGCGACTCCACTACCTCAAGGGCGATTTCGAGAAGCCCGAGACCTACGCGGCCGTGAAGCAGCGGGTCACCGGCAGCGCGGTGTTCTACTGCGCGGTGGCGGCGCGCTTCTTCGGGACGATCGTGGATGGGCTGGGGCAGGCCGGCCTGCTCAAGCAGGAGGGCGACAGCTTCCGCCGCGTCGTCATCGAGAAGCCGTTCGGCTCCGATCTCGCCTCGGCCCGGGAGCTGAACGCCCGCATCCTGCGCCAGGGCGACGAGAGCCAGTTCTACCGGATCGATCACTTCCTGGGTAAGGAGACCGTGCAGTCGATCATGGCGTTCCGCTTCGCCAACGGCCTGCTGGAGCCGGTCTGGCGGCGGGAATACATCGACAGCATCCAGATCACGGCGGCCGAGACCGTCGGCGTCGAGGAGCGGGGCGGCTTCTACGAGCCGACCGGGGCGCTGCGCGACATGGTGCCGAACCACATGTTCCAGCTGCTCTGCATGGTCGCCATGGAGCCGCCGAACTCCTTCGACGCGGAGGCCGTGCGCACCGAGAAGGCCAAGCTCGCCGAGGCCGTGAAGCCGATCCCGCCCGAGGACGCGGTGCGCGGCCAGTACACGGCCGGCACCTCGGAGGGGCGCGACGTGCCCGCCTACCGGGACGAGCCGCACGTGGCGAAGGACTCGGTCACCGAGACCTACATCGCCCTGAAGCTCAACATCGAGAACTGGCGCTGGGCCGGCGTGCCGTTCTACGTCCGCACCGGCAAGCGCATGACCGGGCGGCGCACCGAGATCGCGGTGCTGTTCAAGCCGGCGCCGTTCAAGATGTTCGAGGACACCCCCACGGCCGACCTCGCGCCCACCGTGATGCGGATCCAGATCGATCCCGATCACGGGGTCAGCACCGAGTTCAACGTCAAGGTGCCGGGACCGCAGATGAAGATCGGCCGGGTGCGCTCCGGCTTCCGCTACAAGGACTTCTTCGCCGACCGGCCGAATGTCGGCTACGAGACGCTTCTCTACGATTGCATGACCGGCGACGCGACGCTGTTCCAGCGCGCCGACAACATCGAGGCCGGCTGGGCGGCGGTCGATCCGCTGCTCGAGGGCTGGCCGCAGGCGGAGGTGAAGTTCTATCCCGCGGGCAGCGCCGGCCCGACGGAGGCCGACACGCTCCTCGCCCGCGACGGGCGCCACTGGCTGGGTCTGGACGGCGAGACCGACTGA
- a CDS encoding C40 family peptidase, with protein sequence MTESLDPRLTPARPHVADLRLRDRVAAARYVAGTRRRVTAPSAPLRRAPVADAGLDTEALLGDAVDLYDAADGFAFVQLARDGYVGYLPADSLGPADPEPTHRVTALRTFLYPEPDLKRPVLGHLSLGARLAATGEAGAYLETPGGYVFAGHCAPVDRREPDYAATAARLAGTPYLWGGRTSLGLDCSGLVQLCLDAAGLPCPRDADMQERALGQALPFDPARPDVAGLRRGDFVFWRGHVGLMADPETLIHANGHHMAVAAEPLAEAVARIAAHSFGAVTGIRRL encoded by the coding sequence ATGACCGAGAGCCTCGATCCCCGGCTGACCCCGGCCCGGCCGCACGTCGCCGATCTCCGCCTGCGGGACCGCGTCGCGGCGGCGCGCTACGTCGCCGGGACGCGCCGCCGCGTGACCGCCCCGTCGGCGCCGCTGCGCCGCGCGCCCGTCGCCGACGCGGGGCTCGACACCGAGGCGCTGCTGGGCGACGCGGTCGATCTCTACGACGCGGCGGACGGCTTCGCCTTCGTGCAGCTCGCCCGCGACGGCTACGTCGGCTACCTGCCGGCCGACAGCCTCGGTCCGGCCGATCCGGAGCCGACGCACCGCGTCACGGCCCTGCGCACCTTCCTGTATCCCGAGCCGGACCTGAAGCGGCCGGTCCTCGGCCATCTCAGCCTCGGCGCCCGCCTCGCCGCGACGGGGGAGGCGGGCGCGTACCTCGAGACGCCGGGCGGCTACGTGTTCGCCGGCCACTGCGCGCCCGTCGACAGGCGCGAGCCGGACTACGCGGCGACGGCCGCGCGGCTCGCCGGGACCCCCTATCTCTGGGGCGGCCGCACCAGCCTCGGGCTCGACTGCTCCGGCCTCGTGCAGCTCTGCCTCGACGCGGCGGGGCTGCCCTGTCCGCGCGACGCCGACATGCAGGAGCGGGCCCTCGGGCAGGCGCTGCCCTTCGACCCTGCGCGCCCGGACGTCGCGGGCCTGCGCCGGGGCGACTTCGTCTTCTGGCGCGGCCATGTCGGGCTGATGGCCGATCCCGAGACGCTGATCCACGCCAACGGCCACCACATGGCAGTCGCCGCGGAGCCGCTCGCCGAGGCGGTCGCCCGCATCGCGGCGCACAGCTTCGGCGCCGTGACGGGGATCCGCCGCCTCTGA
- a CDS encoding homoserine kinase, which translates to MAVYTEVSDAALAEFLSAYAIGSLLSFKGIAEGVENSNFFLHTTEGAYILTLYEKRVREQDLPFFIGLMEHLSARGLACPQPVRDRAGQALGQLCGRPAAIVSFLEGVSVKAPGVEHCRELGRALAELHAAGRDFPMVRDNNLSVSAWRPLFAQAEAQADSVEPGLAARTRSDLAVLEAHWPRDLPGGVIHADLFTDNVFFIGDALSGLIDFYFACTDAFAYDLAVCLNAWCFDPDGTFHRDMAAALIAGYEAVRPLEAAEVAALPILCRGAALRFMLTRLVDWLNVPPGALVKPKDPREFDRRLTFHRRARDARDYGRAG; encoded by the coding sequence GTGGCCGTCTACACCGAGGTATCCGACGCGGCGCTCGCCGAGTTCCTGTCCGCCTACGCGATCGGCAGCCTGCTCTCCTTCAAGGGCATCGCGGAGGGCGTCGAGAACTCAAACTTCTTCCTGCACACGACCGAGGGCGCCTACATCCTGACGCTCTACGAGAAGCGCGTCCGGGAACAGGACCTGCCGTTCTTCATCGGGCTGATGGAGCACCTCTCGGCCCGCGGCCTCGCCTGCCCGCAGCCCGTGCGCGACCGGGCCGGCCAGGCCCTCGGCCAGCTCTGCGGCCGGCCCGCCGCCATCGTGAGCTTCCTGGAGGGCGTCTCGGTCAAGGCGCCGGGCGTCGAGCATTGCCGGGAACTCGGCCGGGCCCTCGCGGAGCTGCACGCCGCCGGCCGGGACTTCCCGATGGTGCGGGACAACAACCTCTCGGTGTCCGCGTGGCGCCCGCTCTTCGCGCAGGCCGAGGCCCAGGCCGATTCGGTCGAGCCCGGCCTCGCGGCGCGCACCCGGTCGGACCTCGCCGTCCTGGAGGCGCACTGGCCCCGGGATCTGCCGGGCGGCGTCATCCACGCGGACCTGTTCACCGACAACGTCTTCTTCATCGGCGACGCCCTGTCGGGCCTGATCGACTTCTACTTCGCCTGCACGGACGCCTTCGCGTACGACCTCGCGGTCTGCCTGAACGCGTGGTGCTTCGACCCTGACGGCACCTTCCACCGCGACATGGCCGCCGCGCTGATCGCCGGCTACGAGGCCGTGCGCCCCCTGGAGGCCGCCGAGGTCGCCGCCCTGCCGATCCTGTGCCGGGGCGCCGCCCTCCGCTTCATGCTCACCCGGCTGGTCGACTGGCTGAACGTGCCCCCGGGCGCCCTTGTGAAGCCGAAGGACCCGCGGGAATTCGATCGCCGGCTCACATTCCACCGCCGGGCGCGGGACGCCCGCGATTACGGGCGGGCGGGCTGA
- a CDS encoding DUF58 domain-containing protein, with amino-acid sequence MGLRHLARRGSAPATRTLAGLPGGIVTRRRGRGSEPEDVRLWSEGDDRRFIDRNATARTGQLHVRTHHDERDRAVVLLADFRPGMLFGTRRALRSVAAAEALALLGWRVAADGGRVGLAVAAAGAPTVLRPAGGERAMIAVTGALAQAHADALAAESGAPTRAEPPLEATLALARSLLPAGGHLVIASALDDPGPGFDELLTLLAERIAIRLILVSDAFERARPPGYYPFALADGRRGTALPTVPSTVAGAAGESAEARLADYARRGIAGVRLDVETGPEAYAPLMERLDAVL; translated from the coding sequence ATGGGCCTGCGCCACCTCGCCCGGCGGGGCTCCGCGCCCGCCACCCGGACGCTGGCGGGCCTGCCCGGCGGCATCGTCACCCGGCGCCGCGGGCGCGGCTCCGAGCCGGAGGATGTCCGCCTCTGGTCCGAGGGCGACGACCGCCGCTTCATCGACCGCAACGCCACGGCCCGCACCGGGCAGCTGCACGTCCGCACCCACCACGACGAGCGCGACCGCGCCGTGGTTCTGCTCGCCGATTTCCGGCCCGGGATGCTGTTCGGCACCCGCCGGGCCCTGCGCTCGGTGGCGGCCGCCGAGGCCCTGGCGCTGCTCGGCTGGCGGGTCGCCGCCGACGGCGGCCGGGTCGGCCTCGCGGTCGCCGCGGCCGGGGCGCCGACCGTGCTGCGGCCGGCGGGCGGCGAGCGCGCCATGATCGCGGTGACCGGCGCCCTCGCCCAGGCCCACGCCGACGCGCTGGCGGCCGAATCCGGCGCGCCGACCCGCGCGGAGCCGCCGCTGGAGGCGACGCTCGCCCTCGCCCGCAGCCTGCTGCCGGCCGGCGGCCACCTCGTCATCGCCAGCGCCCTGGACGATCCCGGCCCGGGCTTCGACGAGCTCCTGACCCTGCTCGCCGAGCGGATCGCCATCCGGCTGATCCTGGTGAGCGACGCCTTCGAGCGCGCCCGGCCGCCGGGCTACTACCCCTTCGCCCTCGCGGACGGCCGCCGCGGGACCGCGCTGCCGACCGTACCGTCGACCGTGGCCGGGGCGGCGGGGGAGTCCGCCGAGGCCCGGCTCGCCGACTACGCCCGCCGGGGCATCGCGGGCGTGCGCCTCGACGTCGAGACCGGCCCGGAGGCCTACGCGCCGCTCATGGAGCGCCTCGATGCGGTGCTGTGA
- a CDS encoding efflux transporter outer membrane subunit codes for MSVRAGRPVASDRRTGRPAPSLLRGLGPLLLAGPLLAGCVVGPDYTRPSVETPLAYKQGGVREDSPAYVAARKKGWREARPSDAVERGDWWRVFKDPALDRLIRLVDVDNQSLRQAVANYRQARALVASAQAALYPTVIGAPSITRTGSGTTTRTNVALIGQASWELDLFGGTRRTIESEAALAQSDAATIALTRLSIQAEIAADYLTVRYADSLQKVLDENVENFKRTLAITENQYAAGVAARSDVITAQTQVQTIQAQAIAVRLTRVQYVNAIATLIGRPPSEVSIPVSGIGRNPPGVPVGIPGDLLERRPDVAQAERLVQAQSERIGVAVAAFFPTVTISAQGGISGATRNGLLSAANQVWSVAASGSEVLFDGGARTAALRSAEAGYDAAVANYRQVVLAAFAEVENQMAALRILGQQQGAQDTAVDLSRKAVEITLNEYRAGTQNFTTVVTAQNLLVTNEVNALQVRLSRFTAAVTLIRALGGGWDVRALPSDSELKGPSLPIDRGGQAVRPDE; via the coding sequence ATGAGCGTTCGGGCTGGACGACCCGTCGCCTCCGATCGTCGGACCGGGCGGCCGGCACCGTCACTCCTCCGCGGTCTCGGACCCCTCCTGCTGGCCGGTCCCCTCCTCGCCGGCTGCGTGGTCGGCCCCGACTACACCCGGCCCTCCGTCGAGACGCCGCTGGCCTACAAGCAGGGCGGCGTCCGGGAGGACAGCCCGGCCTACGTCGCGGCGCGGAAGAAGGGCTGGCGCGAGGCCCGGCCGAGCGACGCCGTCGAGCGCGGCGACTGGTGGCGGGTGTTCAAGGATCCGGCCCTCGACCGGCTGATCCGCCTCGTCGACGTCGACAACCAGTCCCTCCGGCAGGCGGTGGCGAATTACCGGCAGGCCCGGGCGCTGGTCGCCTCCGCGCAGGCCGCCCTGTACCCGACCGTGATCGGCGCGCCGAGCATCACCCGGACCGGCAGCGGCACCACCACGCGCACCAACGTGGCGCTGATCGGTCAGGCGAGCTGGGAGCTCGACCTGTTCGGCGGCACCCGCCGCACCATCGAGAGCGAGGCGGCCCTGGCGCAGTCCGACGCCGCCACGATCGCGCTGACCCGCCTGTCCATCCAGGCGGAGATCGCGGCCGATTACCTGACGGTCCGCTACGCGGATTCCCTCCAGAAGGTGCTCGACGAGAACGTCGAGAACTTCAAGAGGACCCTCGCGATCACCGAGAACCAGTACGCCGCCGGCGTGGCGGCGCGCTCCGACGTGATCACCGCGCAGACCCAGGTCCAGACCATCCAGGCCCAGGCCATCGCGGTGCGCCTGACCCGGGTGCAGTACGTCAACGCCATCGCCACCCTGATCGGGCGGCCCCCCTCCGAGGTGTCGATCCCGGTATCCGGCATCGGGCGCAATCCCCCCGGGGTGCCGGTCGGGATCCCGGGCGATCTGCTGGAGCGGCGGCCGGATGTGGCCCAGGCCGAGCGCCTCGTCCAGGCGCAGAGCGAGCGCATCGGCGTGGCGGTGGCGGCCTTCTTCCCGACCGTGACGATCTCGGCCCAGGGCGGCATCTCGGGGGCGACCCGCAACGGCCTGCTCTCGGCGGCCAACCAGGTCTGGTCGGTGGCGGCCTCCGGCAGCGAGGTGCTGTTCGACGGCGGCGCCCGCACGGCGGCGCTGCGCTCGGCCGAGGCCGGCTACGACGCCGCGGTGGCCAATTACCGGCAGGTGGTGCTGGCCGCCTTCGCGGAGGTCGAGAACCAGATGGCGGCGCTGCGCATCCTCGGCCAGCAGCAGGGGGCGCAGGACACCGCCGTGGACCTGTCGCGCAAGGCCGTGGAGATCACGCTCAACGAGTACCGGGCCGGCACCCAGAACTTCACCACCGTGGTGACCGCGCAGAACCTGCTGGTGACCAACGAGGTCAACGCCCTCCAGGTGCGGCTGAGCCGCTTCACCGCGGCGGTCACGCTGATCCGGGCGCTCGGCGGCGGCTGGGACGTGCGCGCCCTGCCGAGCGATTCCGAGCTGAAGGGCCCGAGCCTGCCGATCGACCGGGGTGGCCAGGCGGTCCGCCCCGACGAGTAG
- a CDS encoding AAA family ATPase → MSGATSGALAERRPDSAPDSTPTSAPDAALHGRVMALREGLERGLIGSAGLVERLLIGLLTGGHLLIEGAPGLAKTRAVKRLADGLDGSFARIQCTPDLMPADLTGTTVWRQDSGTFEFLPGPLFHALVLVDEVNRAPPKVQSALLESMAEGQVTVSGTTHRLSDPFMVVATQNPIEHAGTFPLPEAQLDRFLLHVVVDMPDETTERAILDLVEGEITHHVDAMTVRLSLADVRAAREAALATYVSPALKDYLVRLVAATRTDAAAPDLRAMIEHPASPRGTLALMMAGKARAWLRGRDHVTPEDVAELARDALSHRIGLTWRAAAEGRTARGLVGELVQRVRAL, encoded by the coding sequence ATGAGCGGCGCCACCAGCGGCGCCCTCGCCGAACGCCGGCCCGACAGCGCGCCAGACAGTACCCCCACCAGCGCTCCCGACGCCGCCCTGCACGGCCGCGTCATGGCGCTGCGCGAGGGGCTGGAGCGCGGCCTGATCGGCAGCGCCGGCCTCGTGGAGCGCCTGCTGATCGGGCTCCTGACCGGCGGCCACCTGCTGATCGAGGGCGCGCCGGGGCTCGCCAAGACCCGCGCGGTCAAGCGGCTCGCCGACGGCCTCGACGGCTCCTTCGCGCGCATCCAGTGCACGCCGGACCTGATGCCGGCCGACCTCACCGGCACCACCGTCTGGCGCCAGGACAGCGGCACCTTCGAGTTCCTGCCCGGGCCCCTGTTCCACGCCCTCGTGCTGGTGGACGAGGTCAACCGCGCGCCCCCGAAGGTGCAGTCGGCGCTGCTCGAATCCATGGCCGAGGGGCAGGTGACGGTCTCGGGGACGACCCACCGGCTCTCCGACCCGTTCATGGTCGTGGCGACCCAGAACCCGATCGAGCATGCCGGCACCTTCCCGCTGCCGGAGGCGCAGCTCGACCGCTTCCTCCTCCACGTCGTGGTCGACATGCCCGACGAGACCACCGAGCGGGCGATTCTCGACCTCGTGGAGGGCGAGATCACCCACCACGTCGACGCGATGACCGTGCGGCTGTCGCTCGCGGACGTGCGCGCCGCCCGGGAGGCGGCGCTCGCCACCTACGTGTCGCCGGCCCTCAAGGACTACCTCGTCCGGCTGGTGGCGGCGACCCGCACCGACGCGGCCGCCCCGGACCTGCGCGCCATGATCGAGCACCCGGCCTCCCCGCGCGGCACCCTGGCGCTGATGATGGCCGGCAAGGCCCGGGCCTGGCTGCGGGGGCGCGACCACGTCACGCCCGAGGACGTCGCGGAGCTGGCCCGCGACGCCCTCTCCCACCGCATCGGCCTGACCTGGCGGGCGGCGGCCGAGGGCAGGACGGCGCGCGGCCTCGTCGGCGAGCTGGTGCAGCGGGTGCGGGCGCTCTGA